A genomic window from Gossypium hirsutum isolate 1008001.06 chromosome D10, Gossypium_hirsutum_v2.1, whole genome shotgun sequence includes:
- the LOC107913923 gene encoding uncharacterized protein isoform X1 has translation MRSVYVAVVVVCIMCEMFILGLTNYVPEVEFEFKKESSMEVEHNYERIGEVKKHCKSVLSSASEFKAEDNRIADIKEELNFGYGDWWQDVGDAPIMPFDDRDIPKNLSQPPSNISSFWITNVDHKHRTKKYVSVSGILMLGITLDTSFAERPYKGSPRFQIWPAHTQLAISFEGIYMENKRNGGERVMCLLGDAMLPSRESDSSNPWEWVKDSDQNNNQVPLLQDDQILLVLRYPLTHTLTNKVIRGELKSLNPKSNAKYFDQVHILGQMLKSTKYEFGSEKIVSKACDPYPYRDNLMSSGISVYKGGSFCAILEKVTNSGPFTVVPNWKCDSADDYCSKLGPFVSDQEIKATNGSFKDVMLYMQDVRCKPTSGHRNDSVARVAAVFRATPASEDQYRVQWRSGLSNMTLAAEGIWNSSSGQLCMVGCLGIVDAEGSSCNSRICLYVPLSFSLKQRSIIFGSISSTDRSNKQYYPLSFERLVRPSELWNYFRVSHPYYSYSKIQSAGAILEKNEPFSFGTLVKKSLLQFPKLDDTDDFLSSLSFLAEDLTLQISAVPDPFSNSHPPRVDIQMDIFSIGPLFGRYWYSRNATTTGETPYHTKAEYTEKQLLLNVSAQLTIIGKDYSNFSVLFLEGLYDPHFGRMYLVGCRDVRASWKILSQTIDLESGLDCLIEVIVSYPPTTARWLFNPTARISISSQRPEDDPLYFGMIKLQTLPIMYRKQREDILSRRGIEGILCVLTLSFAVACISSQLFYLNQDVDSSPFISLVLLGVQALGYSLPLITGAEALFKREASDSYEMQSYDLEKSQWLNLIDYMVKLLVLVMFLLTLRLCQKVWKSRIRLLSRAPLESHRVPSDKRVLIATLTIHGIGYIIVLIIHAVKTRQMPLQTDRFIDSRGRSRTLREWQIELEEYIGLVQDFFLLPQVIGNLMWQIDCKPLRKLYFIGITVVRLLPHLYDYIRAPVPNPYFAEEYEFVNPTLDFFSNFGDVAIPITAVLLAAVAYCQQRWNYDQLSHILTFRQCRLLPARSRAYERLSSKPFEAELASDVNQSTSNKLEEEDDEE, from the coding sequence ATGAGGAGTGTATATGTGGCTGTTGTTGTTGTTTGTATAATGTGCGAGATGTTTATCTTAGGGTTGACAAATTATGTTCCAGAAGTGGAGTTTGAGTTTAAAAAAGAATCTTCTATGGAAGTGGAACACAATTATGAAAGAATTGGTGAGGTAAAGAAACATTGTAAATCAGTTCTATCATCAGCTTCTGAATTCAAAGCTGAAGATAATAGGATAGCTGATATAAAAGAGGAGCTCAATTTCGGGTATGGGGATTGGTGGCAGGATGTTGGTGATGCTCCTATTATGCCATTTGATGATAGAGATATCCCTAAGAATTTGTCACAGCCTCCCTCTAATATATCTTCTTTCTGGATCACAAATGTCGATCACAAACATCGGACTAAGAAGTATGTAAGTGTCAGTGGCATTTTGATGTTGGGCATAACACTGGATACTTCATTTGCGGAGAGGCCATACAAGGGTAGTCCTCGATTTCAGATATGGCCTGCTCATACTCAGCTTGCGATTTCATTCGAAGGGATTTATATGGAAAACAAACGGAATGGTGGAGAAAGAGTGATGTGTTTGTTAGGGGATGCAATGTTGCCATCTCGGGAGTCTGACTCGAGCAATCCATGGGAATGGGTGAAGGACTCTGATCAAAACAACAACCAGGTACCCCTTTTGCAAGATGATCAAATATTGCTTGTTCTTCGCTACCCCTTGACACATACTTTGACAAATAAGGTGATACGAGGGGAGTTGAAAAGTTTAAATCCAAAGTCAAATGCTAAGTACTTTGATCAGGTTCACATTTTGGGACAGATGCTCAAGTCGACAAAATATGAATTTGGGTCTGAGAAGATTGTATCCAAGGCATGTGATCCTTATCCATATCGAGATAACTTGATGAGTTCTGGCATCAGTGTTTACAAAGGAGGTAGTTTCTGTGCAATTCTTGAGAAAGTTACTAATAGTGGACCTTTCACTGTTGTGCCAAACTGGAAATGCGACAGCGCAGATGACTACTGTAGTAAGCTGGGTCCTTTTGTATCAGATCAAGAGATTAAAGCCACAAATGGGAGCTTCAAGGATGTCATGCTTTACATGCAGGATGTCAGGTGCAAGCCAACTAGTGGGCATCGAAATGATAGTGTGGCAAGAGTTGCTGCAGTTTTTCGGGCCACTCCTGCATCGGAGGATCAGTATAGAGTGCAATGGAGGTCTGGGCTTAGCAACATGACTCTAGCTGCTGAAGGAATCTGGAATTCTTCCAGCGGGCAGCTTTGCATGGTTGGTTGTCTTGGCATAGTAGATGCAGAAGGGAGTAGCTGTAACTCTCGTATATGTTTGTATGTTCCTCTGTCGTTCTCCTTAAAGCAGCGAAGCATTATTTTTGGGAGTATTTCGAGTACTGATAGAAGTAATAAGCAATACTACCCTTTATCATTTGAAAGGTTAGTGAGGCCCTCAGAGCTGTGGAATTATTTCAGAGTGTCACATCCTTATTATAGTTACTCAAAAATCCAATCAGCTGGTGCAATCCTAGAAAAAAATGAGCCCTTCAGTTTTGGAACTCTTGTCAAGAAATCCTTGCTGCAATTTCCTAAACTAGACGACACTGATGACTTTTTGTCCAGCCTTTCTTTTCTTGCAGAAGATCTGACCCTTCAAATCTCTGCTGTTCCTGatcctttttcaaattctcatcCTCCGAGAGTTGATATTCAGATGGATATTTTCTCAATTGGTCCTTTGTTCGGGCGCTATTGGTATTCAAGAAATGCGACAACTACAGGAGAGACACCTTACCACACTAAAGCTGAATACACCGAAAAGCAGCTCCTTTTGAATGTATCAGCTCAACTAACCATTATTGGAAAAGATTATAGCaatttttctgttctttttctGGAGGGTCTTTATGATCCGCATTTTGGAAGGATGTACCTTGTTGGCTGCAGGGATGTTCGAGCTTCATGGAAGATCTTATCTCAGACCATTGATCTAGAATCGGGGTTGGATTGCTTGATTGAAGTCATAGTGTCTTACCCACCAACTACTGCACGGTGGTTGTTCAACCCAACTGCAAGAATCTCCATATCTAGTCAGAGACCTGAAGATGACCCACTATATTTTGGAATGATTAAGCTTCAGACTCTGCCAATTATGTACAGGAAGCAGAGGGAGGATATTCTCTCTCGGCGGGGTATTGAGGGAATCCTCTGTGTTTTGACTCTTTCATTTGCAGTTGCTTGCATTTCTAGTCAGCTATTTTACCTCAATCAGGATGTTGATTCCTCTCCTTTTATTTCCCTTGTTCTGCTGGGTGTCCAAGCCCTTGGGTATAGTCTTCCTCTTATTACTGGTGCTGAAGCTCTCTTTAAAAGAGAGGCTTCTGATTCTTATGAAATGCAATCTTATGACCTTGAGAAGAGTCAGTggctgaatttgattgattacATGGTGAAGCTTCTCGTGCTGGTGATGTTCCTTTTGACTCTGAGGCTCTGCCAGAAGGTGTGGAAATCTCGGATCAGATTACTTTCACGAGCCCCACTCGAATCACATCGTGTCCCAAGTGACAAGCGAGTACTTATTGCAACCCTTACCATACACGGCATTGGGTACATAATTGTTCTGATCATTCATGCTGTTAAAACCAGACAGATGCCGCTTCAAACCGATAGGTTTATAGATTCAAGGGGCCGTTCCCGAACACTACGGGAATGGCAAATTGAACTAGAGGAGTATATTGGCCTGGTTCAAGATTTCTTCTTGCTCCCCCAAGTCATTGGTAACTTGATGTGGCAAATCGATTGTAAACCTCTGAGGAAACTCTATTTCATTGGGATTACAGTGGTCAGACTTCTCCCTCATTTATACGACTATATAAGAGCTCCAGTTCCCAATCCTTACTTTGCAGAGGAGTACGAGTTTGTAAATCCGACATTGGACTTCTTCTCAAATTTTGGGGATGTTGCCATTCCCATCACAGCAGTTTTGCTTGCAGCAGTCGCCTATTGTCAGCAAAGGTGGAACTATGATCAGCTTAGCCATATTCTGACCTTCAGGCAATGTAGGCTTCTTCCTGCAAGATCAAGAGCTTATGAGAGGTTGTCTTCCAAGCCTTTTGAAGCTGAGCTTGCCTCTGATGTTAACCAGAGTACCTCAAATAAGCTAGAGGAAGAGGATGATGAAGAATAG
- the LOC107913923 gene encoding uncharacterized protein isoform X2 — translation MEVEHNYERIGEVKKHCKSVLSSASEFKAEDNRIADIKEELNFGYGDWWQDVGDAPIMPFDDRDIPKNLSQPPSNISSFWITNVDHKHRTKKYVSVSGILMLGITLDTSFAERPYKGSPRFQIWPAHTQLAISFEGIYMENKRNGGERVMCLLGDAMLPSRESDSSNPWEWVKDSDQNNNQVPLLQDDQILLVLRYPLTHTLTNKVIRGELKSLNPKSNAKYFDQVHILGQMLKSTKYEFGSEKIVSKACDPYPYRDNLMSSGISVYKGGSFCAILEKVTNSGPFTVVPNWKCDSADDYCSKLGPFVSDQEIKATNGSFKDVMLYMQDVRCKPTSGHRNDSVARVAAVFRATPASEDQYRVQWRSGLSNMTLAAEGIWNSSSGQLCMVGCLGIVDAEGSSCNSRICLYVPLSFSLKQRSIIFGSISSTDRSNKQYYPLSFERLVRPSELWNYFRVSHPYYSYSKIQSAGAILEKNEPFSFGTLVKKSLLQFPKLDDTDDFLSSLSFLAEDLTLQISAVPDPFSNSHPPRVDIQMDIFSIGPLFGRYWYSRNATTTGETPYHTKAEYTEKQLLLNVSAQLTIIGKDYSNFSVLFLEGLYDPHFGRMYLVGCRDVRASWKILSQTIDLESGLDCLIEVIVSYPPTTARWLFNPTARISISSQRPEDDPLYFGMIKLQTLPIMYRKQREDILSRRGIEGILCVLTLSFAVACISSQLFYLNQDVDSSPFISLVLLGVQALGYSLPLITGAEALFKREASDSYEMQSYDLEKSQWLNLIDYMVKLLVLVMFLLTLRLCQKVWKSRIRLLSRAPLESHRVPSDKRVLIATLTIHGIGYIIVLIIHAVKTRQMPLQTDRFIDSRGRSRTLREWQIELEEYIGLVQDFFLLPQVIGNLMWQIDCKPLRKLYFIGITVVRLLPHLYDYIRAPVPNPYFAEEYEFVNPTLDFFSNFGDVAIPITAVLLAAVAYCQQRWNYDQLSHILTFRQCRLLPARSRAYERLSSKPFEAELASDVNQSTSNKLEEEDDEE, via the coding sequence ATGGAAGTGGAACACAATTATGAAAGAATTGGTGAGGTAAAGAAACATTGTAAATCAGTTCTATCATCAGCTTCTGAATTCAAAGCTGAAGATAATAGGATAGCTGATATAAAAGAGGAGCTCAATTTCGGGTATGGGGATTGGTGGCAGGATGTTGGTGATGCTCCTATTATGCCATTTGATGATAGAGATATCCCTAAGAATTTGTCACAGCCTCCCTCTAATATATCTTCTTTCTGGATCACAAATGTCGATCACAAACATCGGACTAAGAAGTATGTAAGTGTCAGTGGCATTTTGATGTTGGGCATAACACTGGATACTTCATTTGCGGAGAGGCCATACAAGGGTAGTCCTCGATTTCAGATATGGCCTGCTCATACTCAGCTTGCGATTTCATTCGAAGGGATTTATATGGAAAACAAACGGAATGGTGGAGAAAGAGTGATGTGTTTGTTAGGGGATGCAATGTTGCCATCTCGGGAGTCTGACTCGAGCAATCCATGGGAATGGGTGAAGGACTCTGATCAAAACAACAACCAGGTACCCCTTTTGCAAGATGATCAAATATTGCTTGTTCTTCGCTACCCCTTGACACATACTTTGACAAATAAGGTGATACGAGGGGAGTTGAAAAGTTTAAATCCAAAGTCAAATGCTAAGTACTTTGATCAGGTTCACATTTTGGGACAGATGCTCAAGTCGACAAAATATGAATTTGGGTCTGAGAAGATTGTATCCAAGGCATGTGATCCTTATCCATATCGAGATAACTTGATGAGTTCTGGCATCAGTGTTTACAAAGGAGGTAGTTTCTGTGCAATTCTTGAGAAAGTTACTAATAGTGGACCTTTCACTGTTGTGCCAAACTGGAAATGCGACAGCGCAGATGACTACTGTAGTAAGCTGGGTCCTTTTGTATCAGATCAAGAGATTAAAGCCACAAATGGGAGCTTCAAGGATGTCATGCTTTACATGCAGGATGTCAGGTGCAAGCCAACTAGTGGGCATCGAAATGATAGTGTGGCAAGAGTTGCTGCAGTTTTTCGGGCCACTCCTGCATCGGAGGATCAGTATAGAGTGCAATGGAGGTCTGGGCTTAGCAACATGACTCTAGCTGCTGAAGGAATCTGGAATTCTTCCAGCGGGCAGCTTTGCATGGTTGGTTGTCTTGGCATAGTAGATGCAGAAGGGAGTAGCTGTAACTCTCGTATATGTTTGTATGTTCCTCTGTCGTTCTCCTTAAAGCAGCGAAGCATTATTTTTGGGAGTATTTCGAGTACTGATAGAAGTAATAAGCAATACTACCCTTTATCATTTGAAAGGTTAGTGAGGCCCTCAGAGCTGTGGAATTATTTCAGAGTGTCACATCCTTATTATAGTTACTCAAAAATCCAATCAGCTGGTGCAATCCTAGAAAAAAATGAGCCCTTCAGTTTTGGAACTCTTGTCAAGAAATCCTTGCTGCAATTTCCTAAACTAGACGACACTGATGACTTTTTGTCCAGCCTTTCTTTTCTTGCAGAAGATCTGACCCTTCAAATCTCTGCTGTTCCTGatcctttttcaaattctcatcCTCCGAGAGTTGATATTCAGATGGATATTTTCTCAATTGGTCCTTTGTTCGGGCGCTATTGGTATTCAAGAAATGCGACAACTACAGGAGAGACACCTTACCACACTAAAGCTGAATACACCGAAAAGCAGCTCCTTTTGAATGTATCAGCTCAACTAACCATTATTGGAAAAGATTATAGCaatttttctgttctttttctGGAGGGTCTTTATGATCCGCATTTTGGAAGGATGTACCTTGTTGGCTGCAGGGATGTTCGAGCTTCATGGAAGATCTTATCTCAGACCATTGATCTAGAATCGGGGTTGGATTGCTTGATTGAAGTCATAGTGTCTTACCCACCAACTACTGCACGGTGGTTGTTCAACCCAACTGCAAGAATCTCCATATCTAGTCAGAGACCTGAAGATGACCCACTATATTTTGGAATGATTAAGCTTCAGACTCTGCCAATTATGTACAGGAAGCAGAGGGAGGATATTCTCTCTCGGCGGGGTATTGAGGGAATCCTCTGTGTTTTGACTCTTTCATTTGCAGTTGCTTGCATTTCTAGTCAGCTATTTTACCTCAATCAGGATGTTGATTCCTCTCCTTTTATTTCCCTTGTTCTGCTGGGTGTCCAAGCCCTTGGGTATAGTCTTCCTCTTATTACTGGTGCTGAAGCTCTCTTTAAAAGAGAGGCTTCTGATTCTTATGAAATGCAATCTTATGACCTTGAGAAGAGTCAGTggctgaatttgattgattacATGGTGAAGCTTCTCGTGCTGGTGATGTTCCTTTTGACTCTGAGGCTCTGCCAGAAGGTGTGGAAATCTCGGATCAGATTACTTTCACGAGCCCCACTCGAATCACATCGTGTCCCAAGTGACAAGCGAGTACTTATTGCAACCCTTACCATACACGGCATTGGGTACATAATTGTTCTGATCATTCATGCTGTTAAAACCAGACAGATGCCGCTTCAAACCGATAGGTTTATAGATTCAAGGGGCCGTTCCCGAACACTACGGGAATGGCAAATTGAACTAGAGGAGTATATTGGCCTGGTTCAAGATTTCTTCTTGCTCCCCCAAGTCATTGGTAACTTGATGTGGCAAATCGATTGTAAACCTCTGAGGAAACTCTATTTCATTGGGATTACAGTGGTCAGACTTCTCCCTCATTTATACGACTATATAAGAGCTCCAGTTCCCAATCCTTACTTTGCAGAGGAGTACGAGTTTGTAAATCCGACATTGGACTTCTTCTCAAATTTTGGGGATGTTGCCATTCCCATCACAGCAGTTTTGCTTGCAGCAGTCGCCTATTGTCAGCAAAGGTGGAACTATGATCAGCTTAGCCATATTCTGACCTTCAGGCAATGTAGGCTTCTTCCTGCAAGATCAAGAGCTTATGAGAGGTTGTCTTCCAAGCCTTTTGAAGCTGAGCTTGCCTCTGATGTTAACCAGAGTACCTCAAATAAGCTAGAGGAAGAGGATGATGAAGAATAG